A window of the Scophthalmus maximus strain ysfricsl-2021 chromosome 8, ASM2237912v1, whole genome shotgun sequence genome harbors these coding sequences:
- the smox gene encoding spermine oxidase isoform X2: MQSCEISSDSTDDPLSSGLRTHRQPRIVVIGAGLAGLAATKVLLKNGFTDVTVLEASDHIGGRVHSREHGQATLELGATWIHGANGNPVYHLAEDNGLLDHTTDGERSVGRISLYTKNGVSHYQTNVGKRIPKDLVEEFSDLYNEVYELTQEFFQNGKPVCAESQNSVGIFTRDVVRKRIMLDPDDSETIKKLKLSMLQQYLKVESCESSSPSMDEVSLSEFGEWTEIPGAHYVIPEGFMKIVEVLAKDIPSCTISLGKPVRCIHWNYSAQHQEVIASSSDTNQDNNHNENNLTCQPDQDPPILGRPICVECEDEEWIMADHVIVTASLGVLKQNHKAMFSPSLPEDKVLAIEKLGISTTDKIFLEFEEPFWSPECNSIQFVWEDEAQLEQLVYPEELWYKKICCFDVLYPPERYGYMLSGWICGQEALHMERCDDETVAETCTELLRRFTGNPDIPKPRRVLRSSWGSHPYIRGSYSFTGVGSSGGDREILATPLPYANSTKAPPLQVLFAGEATHRKYYSTTHGALLSGQREATHLVEMYQDLHRAQTTKPNM; the protein is encoded by the exons ATGCAAAGTTGTGAAATTTCGTCAGACAGCACTGATGATCCTCTTAGTAGCGGCCTGCGTACTCATCGACAGCCTCGAATAGTAGTGATTGGCGCTGGCTTGGCCGGCCTTGCAGCAACTAAGGTCCTACTGAAAAACGGCTTCACAGATGTCACTGTTCTAGAGGCGTCAGACCACATCGGCGGGCGAGTTCACAGCCGTGAGCACG GACAAGCAACTTTGGAGCTTGGAGCCACCTGGATCCATGGCGCCAATGGGAACCCAGTGTACCACCTGGCAGAGGACAACGGGCTGCTGGACCACACCACAGATGGGGAGAGGAGCGTGGGACGGATCAGCCTGTACACCAAGAACGGTGTGTCTCACTACCAGACCAATGTCGGGAAGAGGATCCCCAAGGACCTGGTGGAGGAGTTCAGTGACCTGTACAACGAG GTGTACGAGCTGACTCAGGAGTTCTTCCAGAACGGGAAGCCAGTTTGCGCTGAAAGCCAGAACAGCGTTGGCATCTTTACTCGAGACGTGGTGCGCAAGAGGATCATGCTGGATCCTGATGATTCTGAGACCATCAAGAAGCTCAAACTGTCCATGCTTCAACAGTACCTCAAG gtGGAGAGTTGTGAAAGCAGCTCTCCCAGTATGGATGAGGTGTCTCTGAGTGAGTTCGGTGAGTGGACAGAGATCCCCGGTGCACATTATGTCATTCCAGAAGGTTTCATGAAGATTGTGGAGGTCCTGGCCAAGGACATCCCCTCCTGCACCATCAGCCTTGGCAAACCGGTCCGCTGCATCCACTGGAACTACTCGGCCCAGCATCAGGAGGTGATCGCCAGCAGCAGCGACACCAACCAAGACAACAAccacaatgaaaacaacctCACCTGCCAGCCTGACCAGGACCCGCCGATACTGGGTCGCCCCATTTGCGTGGAGTGCGAAGATGAGGAGTGGATCATGGCCGACCACGTGATCGTGACAGCATCTCTGGGCGTACTGAAGCAGAACCACAAAGCCATGTTCTCCCCGTCTCTGCCAGAGGACAAGGTGCTCGCCATCGAGAAGCTGGGCATCAGCACCACCGATAAGATATTCTTGGAGTTCGAAGAGCCGTTCTGGAGCCCCGAGTGCAACAGTATCCAGTTTGTGTGGGAGGATGAGGCTCAGCTCGAACAGCTGGTCTACCCCGAGGAGCTGTGGTACAAGAAGATCTGCTGCTTTGACGTCCTCTACCCGCCCGAGCGCTACGGCTACATGCTGAGCGGCTGGATCTGTGGGCAAGAGGCGCTGCACATGGAGCGCTGCGATGATGAAACAGTCGCTGAGACCTGCACTGAGCTGCTGAGGCGCTTTACAG GGAACCCTGACATTCCAAAGCCCCGGCGTGTCCTGCGCTCCTCGTGGGGCAGTCATCCATACATCCGAGGCTCCTACTCCTTCACCGGGGTGGGGTCCAGCGGTGGGGACCGTGAGATACTGGCAACGCCACTGCCTTACGCCAATAGCACCAAGGCTCCA